One Chloroflexota bacterium DNA segment encodes these proteins:
- a CDS encoding ComF family protein codes for MLAQITRAARGTQRALVDLLFPPRCVACQQPGDWFCAACRATIEWIPAPVCNLCGRPLTKPRCTFCLQHPPQMDGIRAVAFFEHHLREAIHAFKYAQRTELAPTFGALLSARLASLAWRADALIGVPLHPAREQERGYNQAHLLAVALGAHRRIPVWRDALQRVRATQPQVEQTNAAERRANVQDAFLAQARVTGAHIVLIDDVCTTGATMEACSVALKQRGAQKVWGLALARPRLD; via the coding sequence ATGCTGGCGCAGATCACACGCGCGGCGCGAGGAACGCAACGCGCGCTGGTTGATCTCCTCTTTCCTCCGCGGTGTGTTGCCTGCCAACAACCCGGCGATTGGTTTTGCGCGGCTTGCCGCGCGACGATTGAATGGATTCCCGCGCCCGTGTGTAACTTGTGCGGCAGACCGCTCACTAAACCTCGCTGCACCTTTTGTCTTCAACATCCGCCTCAGATGGACGGCATCCGCGCCGTTGCGTTTTTCGAGCATCACTTGCGCGAAGCGATTCACGCGTTCAAGTACGCGCAACGCACCGAACTCGCGCCAACCTTTGGCGCGTTGTTGAGCGCGCGGCTCGCGTCGCTCGCGTGGCGCGCCGATGCGTTGATCGGCGTGCCGTTGCATCCCGCGCGCGAACAAGAACGCGGTTACAACCAAGCGCATCTCCTCGCGGTCGCGTTAGGCGCGCACCGCCGAATCCCGGTCTGGCGCGACGCGCTCCAACGCGTGCGCGCGACCCAGCCCCAGGTTGAACAGACGAACGCGGCAGAACGCCGCGCGAACGTCCAGGACGCGTTTCTCGCGCAAGCCCGGGTGACGGGCGCGCACATTGTGTTGATTGACGACGTGTGCACGACCGGCGCAACGATGGAAGCGTGTAGCGTCGCGTTGAAACAACGCGGCGCGCAAAAGGTGTGGGGACTGGCGCTCGCCAGACCGCGCCTTGACTAG
- the raiA gene encoding ribosome-associated translation inhibitor RaiA — translation MKLIISGKNIQVSERLKDYAEKKIGRLEKYLPSLTEAHVEFALEKTKNLAQSQVVQVTLRSNGTLLRGEERSADFNAAVDTVSEKLERQIERFKGKHYRGRGQADRAMPPVEPAEDADLTSPRVVRIKRFHTPPMTEEEAIEQMELLGHTFFIFQNRERATLNVLYRRNDGTYGLIEPELG, via the coding sequence GTGAAGTTGATTATCAGCGGTAAAAACATCCAAGTCTCCGAACGGCTCAAGGATTACGCGGAGAAGAAAATCGGCAGGTTGGAAAAATACTTGCCGAGTCTGACCGAAGCGCATGTGGAATTCGCGCTAGAGAAAACCAAAAACCTCGCGCAAAGCCAGGTCGTACAGGTCACACTCCGCAGTAACGGCACTCTCTTGCGCGGCGAAGAACGCTCCGCCGATTTCAATGCGGCGGTGGATACCGTGTCGGAAAAACTCGAGCGGCAGATCGAACGCTTCAAAGGCAAACACTATCGCGGACGCGGTCAAGCCGACCGCGCAATGCCGCCGGTCGAACCGGCAGAGGACGCCGACCTGACCAGTCCGCGCGTCGTTCGCATCAAGCGTTTCCACACGCCGCCGATGACGGAGGAAGAAGCCATCGAACAGATGGAACTGCTGGGACATACGTTTTTCATCTTCCAGAATCGCGAGCGCGCGACGCTCAATGTGTTGTATCGGCGTAACGACGGCACCTACGGGTTGATCGAACCCGAACTCGGATAG
- a CDS encoding low molecular weight protein arginine phosphatase → MRRVVVFVCTGNVCRSPMAAALFAEYARRAGESELFEVRSAGTWALEGEPASGNAVIAMAQRGIDLQAHRGAMIDRRGMEEADVVIVMTRNHREALATEFPLYRARIHLMSELQDRVYDIGDPYGGTLEEYESTARQLEGLIRIGYEQIKQWASIVE, encoded by the coding sequence ATGAGGCGCGTCGTCGTTTTTGTTTGCACGGGGAATGTGTGCCGCTCGCCGATGGCGGCGGCGCTCTTCGCCGAGTACGCGCGCCGCGCCGGCGAAAGCGAGTTGTTCGAGGTGCGCTCCGCCGGCACCTGGGCGCTCGAAGGCGAACCGGCGTCCGGCAACGCGGTCATCGCGATGGCGCAACGCGGCATTGATTTGCAAGCGCATCGCGGCGCGATGATAGATCGCCGCGGGATGGAAGAAGCGGATGTGGTGATCGTGATGACGCGCAATCATCGCGAGGCGCTCGCCACCGAGTTTCCGCTCTACCGCGCCAGAATTCACTTGATGAGCGAATTGCAAGATCGCGTGTACGATATTGGCGATCCCTACGGCGGCACGCTTGAGGAGTACGAGTCTACCGCGCGTCAGTTGGAAGGATTGATTCGGATCGGCTACGAGCAAATCAAACAGTGGGCATCCATCGTCGAATAA